From Rhizobium sp. 007, one genomic window encodes:
- a CDS encoding MFS transporter produces MAAAGTHHMTIQNTLIVTCLGHVIVQCNTAILNLAIYRIQIEFGADVSSLQWIVNAYMLAFAALLLSGGTLCDRLGLRPTFLWGVGIFAFGSFGTAAGTTIASLVVSQALAGMASALIIPCSLALIARECDGNPRLRARSIAVWTAVGGAAVALNPVVGGYLMTIAGWRNAFAAEGILCLATALFALRYIRATPRNAKARFDLVGQTFVALTLLGFIAAAIEAGRRGLTEPLVVGFLLLAVTAGVSALIMGRRRGESVLPLDLFGRAGFTAAIAVSCVTNITYYGVVFVLSLYFQRQHDYSPAETGLAFLPFSFAFVLASIGGGWLGSVFGPRLPLIAGLTVACIGYFVLYFYMSESLVDPSIVAFLLIPVGMAGLIAPAATDILLGSVALDRAGTAGAFLNTAKQGTGAIGVAVYGIVATGGPDLLFYGLKLSFLTSAILFFLALAAFQVCMGRTARW; encoded by the coding sequence ATGGCCGCGGCCGGAACTCATCACATGACAATACAAAACACTCTAATAGTCACATGCTTGGGCCATGTCATTGTCCAGTGCAATACAGCGATTCTGAATCTTGCTATTTATCGGATCCAGATTGAGTTTGGTGCAGACGTCTCTTCACTGCAGTGGATCGTGAACGCATATATGCTCGCGTTCGCAGCCCTTCTTCTATCGGGGGGTACGCTGTGCGATCGTCTCGGGTTGCGACCAACGTTTCTTTGGGGTGTCGGCATTTTCGCCTTCGGTTCTTTTGGCACCGCGGCCGGCACAACTATCGCATCCCTCGTCGTCTCCCAAGCGCTAGCCGGTATGGCGTCAGCGCTCATTATCCCATGTTCCCTTGCACTCATTGCCAGGGAATGTGACGGAAACCCTCGGCTCAGAGCACGGTCGATCGCAGTCTGGACGGCCGTGGGCGGAGCGGCAGTTGCGCTTAACCCGGTAGTCGGCGGATACCTCATGACGATTGCTGGATGGCGGAATGCGTTTGCGGCCGAGGGTATTTTGTGTCTGGCAACTGCCCTCTTCGCGCTTCGCTATATTCGCGCCACACCGAGAAATGCCAAGGCGCGGTTCGATCTTGTGGGACAAACATTTGTAGCCCTCACGCTCCTGGGTTTCATCGCCGCTGCGATCGAGGCGGGGCGACGTGGCCTCACGGAACCGCTGGTGGTCGGCTTCCTTCTCCTAGCTGTCACAGCAGGCGTGTCCGCGCTTATTATGGGACGGCGGCGAGGCGAATCCGTATTGCCTTTGGATCTCTTTGGCCGAGCAGGGTTCACTGCCGCCATTGCCGTTAGTTGCGTGACAAATATAACTTACTATGGCGTCGTGTTTGTGCTTTCGCTCTACTTCCAGCGACAGCACGATTATTCTCCCGCGGAAACAGGGCTAGCTTTTCTGCCGTTCAGCTTTGCCTTCGTGTTGGCGAGCATCGGAGGTGGCTGGCTCGGCAGCGTATTCGGTCCGCGCCTACCACTAATCGCCGGCTTAACGGTCGCGTGCATTGGGTACTTTGTGCTTTATTTCTACATGTCGGAGAGCTTAGTTGATCCGAGCATTGTCGCCTTTCTGCTCATCCCAGTGGGAATGGCGGGGCTGATAGCGCCGGCTGCGACCGACATTCTCTTGGGAAGCGTAGCGCTCGACCGGGCCGGCACGGCAGGTGCTTTCCTAAATACTGCCAAGCAAGGAACTGGCGCAATTGGGGTTGCCGTCTACGGAATAGTTGCGACTGGTGGGCCAGACCTACTATTTTATGGACTAAAGCTTTCGTTCCTGACTTCAGCGATTTTGTTTTTTCTAGCACTTGCAGCGTTTCAAGTTTGCATGGGGAGGACTGCCCGATGGTAA
- a CDS encoding class I SAM-dependent methyltransferase codes for MRPLLGKTSNDFSRVAPAYLFRYLYSREVIDLLRAARGAPNGTFADIGAGTGTLTNMIAWAGWRGLAIEPSDEMRDVGTNAVGAAQEVSWQAGTAEATGLPDACVDWTWMGDAFHWTDHKCALREIRRILRPGGQFTAIWCLRDLANDPFQREVDGIVRSMVPGIRRVYEDIEELFPRLSQILTSDTSLSQCIHVEGWHSELTTRDQYLNMFRLSFDIQSQAGPERWTNIICAIDELIGDRPNLNLSYNTHSWTVEAV; via the coding sequence ATGCGCCCTTTACTCGGAAAGACATCGAATGACTTCTCGCGCGTCGCGCCAGCGTACCTCTTCAGGTACTTGTACTCGCGCGAAGTCATCGATCTCCTGCGAGCCGCGAGAGGGGCACCAAACGGAACTTTTGCAGATATCGGTGCGGGCACCGGGACCCTAACCAACATGATTGCGTGGGCGGGCTGGCGTGGGCTTGCGATAGAACCGAGCGATGAAATGCGCGATGTGGGAACGAACGCGGTTGGAGCCGCACAGGAGGTTTCCTGGCAGGCGGGCACTGCGGAGGCGACCGGCCTTCCCGACGCCTGTGTCGACTGGACCTGGATGGGCGATGCATTTCATTGGACGGATCACAAGTGCGCCTTGCGGGAGATACGGAGGATCCTGCGGCCGGGCGGGCAGTTCACGGCGATTTGGTGCCTGCGCGACCTTGCCAACGACCCCTTCCAACGCGAGGTCGACGGGATCGTCAGAAGCATGGTTCCCGGAATTCGCCGCGTATACGAAGATATAGAGGAATTGTTCCCACGCCTCTCCCAAATATTGACGAGCGATACCTCACTTTCCCAATGCATACACGTCGAAGGCTGGCACAGTGAGCTAACAACTAGGGACCAATATCTGAACATGTTCCGCTTGTCCTTCGATATTCAGAGCCAAGCCGGGCCAGAACGATGGACGAATATCATTTGCGCGATTGACGAACTTATCGGAGATCGTCCGAACCTGAATTTATCTTACAACACTCACAGTTGGACAGTCGAAGCAGTTTAG
- a CDS encoding NAD/NADP octopine/nopaline dehydrogenase family protein: MRTLKVCICGGGRTAHLYAALFSHVTGVEISVYTRKATELCAAMPPKGFLAVLPDGSECRGRPQNISNSPRDTIVGADVVILAVPAHVRALILASIAPFVDRHHPVFVGAIPGNAGFDWLADSMLPPNVVIWGTKDAPYTAYNLVPGVSVAAGGGPRTHVFACHKPGPGDQVDELKHILEHLFRVDFIVASSFLELTLAFGNPVLHMPALYGLIGPHSDNPDANFTGHHGWWRDLTELGAAYIEECAAEQYRLIERVRVEHGCDLASLTPLRDDLLRNYQDFIADGSSLHAIFKTNRAFKGMVPLVRASNGIGFGIDFSHRIFYEDTHFGLSLLVAIAHRLNVETPMLKEIAAWAETLSAPDFGRATDYLPRSFPQNAGGIAVQFNRVPTAAQTNWNTHVYDE; encoded by the coding sequence ATGCGAACGTTAAAGGTGTGTATTTGCGGCGGCGGACGAACAGCGCACCTCTATGCCGCCCTGTTTTCGCATGTCACGGGCGTGGAGATTTCGGTTTACACTCGAAAAGCAACTGAGCTCTGCGCCGCCATGCCGCCCAAAGGATTTTTGGCGGTCCTTCCCGATGGAAGCGAGTGTCGAGGTCGCCCGCAGAATATTTCGAACAGTCCTCGCGACACGATTGTCGGCGCGGACGTTGTAATCTTGGCTGTTCCGGCTCATGTAAGGGCGCTCATCCTTGCGTCGATAGCCCCCTTCGTTGACCGGCATCATCCCGTCTTTGTCGGGGCCATTCCGGGCAATGCCGGTTTCGATTGGCTAGCCGATAGCATGTTGCCACCGAACGTCGTGATCTGGGGAACCAAAGATGCGCCGTACACAGCATACAATTTGGTGCCTGGCGTTTCCGTAGCTGCCGGTGGCGGCCCGAGGACCCACGTATTCGCTTGTCACAAACCGGGCCCAGGCGACCAGGTTGATGAGCTAAAGCACATACTGGAGCATCTTTTCCGGGTTGATTTTATCGTCGCCAGCAGTTTTCTCGAACTCACACTGGCGTTCGGCAACCCGGTGCTGCACATGCCGGCCCTCTACGGTCTTATCGGCCCGCATTCGGATAACCCGGACGCCAACTTCACTGGCCACCACGGCTGGTGGCGCGACCTGACCGAACTTGGCGCAGCCTATATTGAAGAATGTGCTGCCGAGCAGTATCGGCTGATCGAAAGGGTGAGAGTCGAACACGGGTGCGATCTTGCATCCTTGACGCCGCTGCGTGACGATCTTCTCCGAAACTATCAAGACTTTATAGCCGACGGCTCGAGCCTTCACGCCATCTTCAAAACGAATCGAGCATTCAAGGGAATGGTTCCGCTAGTCCGCGCTAGCAATGGGATTGGATTTGGAATCGATTTTTCTCATCGAATTTTCTACGAGGACACCCATTTCGGACTGTCACTGCTCGTGGCAATCGCGCATCGACTGAACGTTGAGACGCCTATGCTCAAAGAGATCGCCGCCTGGGCTGAGACGCTTAGCGCGCCGGATTTTGGAAGGGCCACGGACTATCTCCCGCGGAGTTTTCCACAGAACGCCGGCGGCATAGCCGTTCAGTTCAATAGAGTTCCAACCGCCGCTCAAACAAATTGGAACACTCACGTATACGATGAGTGA